The following coding sequences are from one Salinicoccus sp. Bachu38 window:
- a CDS encoding PTS transporter subunit IIC yields the protein MRSLLRRWFIDGMSFMALGLFSSLIIGLIIDTIGTYVPYLESLKEIGAVAMGMTGAAIGAAIAYGLKASPLVIFSVVVVSYAAYDMGGAAGSYIASIIAIEVARLYAGRTKIDIIVTPFLTIVLGYLVARFIGPVIGDFMTSMGEVIVFATEQRPFIMGMLVAVIFGITLTAPLSSAALALMLDLSGLAAGAAVIGCCCHMVGLAVTGYRDNGFSGLISIGIGTSMLQVPNVLLNPFVILPPVLASAVIAPVMTVFFPMENNAAGAGMGTSGLVGQIMTIETMGPSLEVWLLILVFQIVLPALVTLLFYTLLKRAGLIKDGDQKLRIGAKE from the coding sequence ATGAGAAGCCTCCTGAGAAGATGGTTCATTGATGGCATGAGTTTCATGGCACTCGGTCTGTTTTCTTCACTCATCATCGGGCTGATCATCGATACGATCGGGACTTATGTCCCTTATCTTGAAAGCCTCAAGGAGATTGGTGCAGTGGCGATGGGCATGACTGGTGCCGCAATTGGTGCCGCCATCGCCTATGGTCTGAAGGCTTCGCCACTTGTGATATTTTCAGTGGTCGTCGTGAGTTATGCCGCCTATGATATGGGGGGTGCGGCAGGCAGCTATATCGCAAGCATCATCGCAATTGAAGTCGCCCGCCTGTACGCAGGAAGAACGAAGATCGACATCATTGTGACGCCATTCCTGACGATTGTACTGGGCTACCTCGTTGCCCGGTTCATCGGCCCTGTAATCGGTGACTTCATGACGAGCATGGGCGAAGTGATCGTGTTTGCCACCGAGCAGAGGCCTTTCATAATGGGGATGCTCGTGGCAGTCATCTTCGGAATTACATTGACTGCGCCGCTCTCCAGCGCAGCGCTTGCACTGATGCTCGACCTGAGCGGCCTTGCCGCGGGAGCTGCGGTCATCGGGTGCTGTTGCCATATGGTAGGATTGGCTGTGACCGGGTATAGGGATAATGGGTTTTCAGGACTGATATCCATCGGAATCGGCACATCCATGCTGCAGGTGCCGAATGTACTATTGAATCCGTTTGTCATCCTGCCCCCTGTTCTGGCAAGTGCTGTCATCGCTCCTGTAATGACGGTTTTCTTCCCGATGGAAAACAATGCTGCCGGGGCCGGAATGGGCACCAGCGGCCTGGTCGGGCAGATCATGACGATAGAGACGATGGGGCCTTCCCTGGAGGTATGGCTGCTCATCCTCGTGTTCCAAATCGTTTTACCTGCCCTGGTAACTCTGTTATTCTATACTTTGCTGAAACGCGCAGGACTGATCAAGGACGGAGATCAGAAGCTAAGAATTGGTGCGAAAGAATAG
- a CDS encoding MalY/PatB family protein has protein sequence MSSFDFNRQTTRKGTYSVQYEGTEKLFGTGGLEPFWIADMDIETPEAVAEAMKKRIDNGIFGYTKWQNPKFHGAVKGWWHQRFGITLEDEEIHYAPSVMFTIGEVVRQFSEEGDGIILTMPSYNAFIGMLKGNGREIVDCPLIRNQGTYEFDFDHFEKLCRREDVKAYIHCSPHNPTGKVWTRDELAKIRDICLRTGVFLISDEIHMDFTRPKEQFVSMVELMEAGDPILVTTGLGKTFNLASIPHSYFITRNRHLRLKIGRNIASKYGMGAANSLALEAIHAAYTECGPWVDELNRHIEQNMQLVEAYIAAHMSEWLDFKKPDATYLAWISFEKSGLEDEEVHKALIDIGGIAVSPGHIYDVKNNQHFRFNVASSRHRIEDGLERIHRTFKKITKSTVQ, from the coding sequence TTGAGCAGTTTTGACTTCAATAGGCAGACGACAAGGAAAGGTACATACAGCGTCCAGTACGAAGGGACGGAAAAACTCTTTGGTACGGGCGGATTGGAACCATTCTGGATTGCAGACATGGACATCGAAACACCGGAAGCAGTCGCAGAGGCAATGAAGAAACGTATCGACAATGGCATATTCGGCTATACGAAGTGGCAGAACCCGAAGTTCCATGGAGCGGTGAAAGGCTGGTGGCACCAGAGGTTTGGCATCACCCTGGAGGATGAGGAGATCCACTATGCACCCTCTGTGATGTTTACAATCGGTGAAGTGGTCAGACAATTTTCCGAAGAAGGGGATGGCATCATCCTCACCATGCCATCCTATAATGCATTCATTGGGATGTTGAAAGGGAATGGCAGGGAGATCGTCGACTGCCCCCTGATTAGAAATCAGGGCACCTATGAGTTTGACTTCGATCATTTTGAAAAGCTGTGCAGAAGGGAAGATGTGAAGGCCTACATCCACTGCAGCCCGCACAATCCGACAGGGAAGGTGTGGACGCGCGACGAACTGGCGAAGATCCGTGACATCTGCCTCAGGACGGGTGTCTTTCTCATCAGTGACGAGATCCATATGGATTTCACACGGCCTAAAGAGCAGTTCGTTTCGATGGTGGAGCTGATGGAGGCAGGGGATCCGATTCTGGTGACTACAGGTCTTGGAAAGACTTTCAACCTTGCCAGCATCCCGCATTCCTATTTCATTACGAGAAACAGGCACCTGCGCCTTAAAATCGGCCGCAACATCGCCTCAAAGTATGGTATGGGTGCTGCGAACAGCCTGGCGCTGGAAGCGATACATGCAGCATATACGGAATGCGGGCCATGGGTGGATGAGTTGAACAGGCACATCGAGCAGAACATGCAGCTGGTCGAAGCCTACATCGCTGCCCACATGTCCGAATGGCTGGATTTCAAAAAGCCGGACGCGACCTACCTGGCATGGATCAGCTTTGAAAAGAGTGGCCTGGAAGACGAGGAAGTGCACAAGGCACTGATTGATATCGGTGGCATTGCGGTGTCGCCTGGGCACATATATGATGTGAAAAATAACCAGCATTTCCGGTTCAATGTCGCCTCGAGCCGACACAGGATTGAAGACGGTCTGGAAAGGATACACCGCACATTCAAAAAAATCACGAAATCTACAGTTCAGTAG
- a CDS encoding M42 family metallopeptidase — MKIENRTLERMKALTELHGAPGFEDQVRDYMRQEMEPFADEILQDGLGGIFALKKSKTENAPKVMIAGHMDEVGFMVTQLTENGMIKFTPLGGWSNDVLLSQKFKVRTSEDRRITGIIGSVPVHFRKGDGKSKTVELDDMLLDVGADSREELESMGIRPGDSIVPDVDFEVMEQENKLLAKAWDNRYGCLIAIETLEALADVDLECDLYVGANVQEEVGLRGAKVSSNLIKPDVAFAVDCSPANDMLGKKDDMGRIGEGTLVRIMDRTMILSKPMRDYMLETADSHDIKFQYYQSPGGTDAGSIHVSNEGVVSAVVGIVARYIHTSHSIINSNDYLHAKKMLTELVRGIDDDRVEQLRGR; from the coding sequence ATGAAAATTGAAAACAGGACACTTGAAAGGATGAAAGCATTGACGGAGCTTCATGGGGCTCCCGGTTTTGAGGACCAGGTCCGCGACTATATGAGGCAAGAGATGGAGCCTTTTGCGGATGAAATCCTGCAGGACGGACTTGGAGGCATTTTTGCGCTCAAGAAATCGAAGACCGAAAATGCCCCGAAAGTCATGATTGCCGGTCATATGGATGAAGTCGGCTTCATGGTCACGCAGTTGACGGAAAATGGAATGATCAAGTTCACCCCCCTCGGCGGCTGGTCGAACGATGTCCTGCTGAGCCAGAAATTCAAAGTCAGAACTTCCGAAGACAGGCGGATCACCGGCATCATTGGCAGTGTTCCCGTGCACTTCAGAAAAGGTGATGGCAAGAGCAAGACCGTTGAACTTGATGATATGCTTCTTGATGTCGGTGCAGACAGCAGGGAAGAGCTGGAGTCCATGGGCATCCGTCCGGGTGACTCCATAGTGCCTGATGTCGATTTCGAAGTGATGGAGCAGGAGAACAAGCTGCTGGCGAAAGCGTGGGACAACCGCTATGGCTGTCTGATCGCCATAGAGACGCTGGAGGCGCTGGCTGATGTCGACCTCGAATGCGACCTCTATGTCGGTGCCAATGTCCAGGAGGAAGTGGGCCTCAGAGGCGCAAAAGTGAGTTCCAACCTGATAAAGCCGGATGTGGCATTTGCAGTTGACTGTTCTCCGGCGAACGACATGCTGGGCAAGAAGGATGACATGGGCAGGATCGGAGAAGGAACACTGGTCCGCATCATGGACCGGACGATGATCCTGTCCAAGCCGATGCGCGACTATATGCTTGAGACGGCCGACAGCCATGACATCAAGTTCCAGTATTACCAGTCTCCGGGCGGCACGGATGCAGGCAGCATCCACGTCTCCAATGAAGGCGTAGTCAGTGCCGTTGTGGGAATCGTGGCCCGCTATATCCATACCAGCCACTCCATCATCAATTCGAACGACTATCTCCATGCGAAGAAGATGCTGACGGAGCTCGTCAGGGGCATCGATGATGACAGAGTCGAGCAGTTGAGGGGCCGCTGA
- the trmB gene encoding tRNA (guanosine(46)-N7)-methyltransferase TrmB, whose amino-acid sequence MRMRNKPWAMEFLNENSNIVDTDGSYSGKVGDFFPDNKPLHIEVGTGMGTFITELAARNPHINYVGIELDKNVMIRVVEKVLEAGLENVRLLLLDASEMDMYFQKDEVDRIYLNFSDPWPKNRHEKRRLTHGAFLSKYRSILAEDGLIQFKTDNRGLFEYSLESLNNFGMVFHEVKLDLHADEPEDNIRTEYEDKFSAKGNKIYRLKASF is encoded by the coding sequence ATGAGAATGCGCAATAAGCCCTGGGCAATGGAATTTCTGAATGAGAACAGCAATATTGTGGATACGGACGGCAGCTATTCCGGGAAGGTCGGCGACTTCTTTCCCGACAACAAACCGCTTCATATAGAGGTCGGAACAGGAATGGGCACATTCATAACGGAACTGGCAGCCCGCAATCCGCACATCAATTATGTCGGCATAGAGCTGGACAAGAATGTCATGATACGTGTGGTGGAAAAGGTTCTGGAGGCCGGGCTTGAAAATGTCAGACTTCTGCTGCTTGATGCAAGTGAAATGGATATGTATTTCCAGAAGGATGAAGTGGACCGGATCTATCTCAATTTTTCCGATCCATGGCCGAAGAACCGGCATGAAAAACGTCGTCTGACCCACGGGGCATTCCTTTCGAAGTACCGCTCCATCCTGGCTGAAGATGGCCTCATCCAGTTCAAGACGGATAACAGGGGGCTGTTTGAATACAGCCTCGAGAGCCTGAACAATTTCGGCATGGTCTTCCATGAAGTGAAGCTCGATCTTCATGCAGACGAGCCGGAGGACAATATACGGACGGAATATGAAGACAAGTTTTCAGCCAAGGGAAATAAAATATACAGACTCAAAGCATCTTTCTGA